From a region of the Butyrivibrio sp. AE3004 genome:
- a CDS encoding carbohydrate ABC transporter permease, which translates to MSKDNNIEKIEASDRVKKISGGIIKYLFLILWSLIVIFPFYWMIITSFKSYSSYNSEFVPRLIATSPTLQNYVSAFTEVSLLRYLINTFIFTVFTTAIMLAIVILSAFAFSRLDFPGKNLLFALFLSLMMIPNELVIITNYVTITDLNMRNSFPGLILPSVVSVFYIYLLKENFEQIPDELYKAAKVDGTSDMRYLWRVMIPISKPTIITITILKVIECWNSYVWPRLITDDSAYFLVSNGIQEIRENGFGRENIPAMMAAVVVISMPLMVLFLVFRKKIMAGVARGGTKG; encoded by the coding sequence ATGTCTAAGGATAATAATATAGAAAAAATAGAAGCAAGTGATAGAGTAAAGAAGATATCCGGCGGGATTATCAAATATCTTTTTCTTATACTCTGGTCCCTTATAGTTATATTCCCTTTTTACTGGATGATAATTACATCCTTTAAAAGCTATAGTTCCTACAACAGTGAATTTGTTCCGAGGCTGATAGCGACTTCTCCTACACTTCAGAATTATGTGAGTGCATTTACCGAGGTTTCTCTTTTAAGGTATCTGATAAACACTTTTATATTTACCGTTTTTACAACGGCGATCATGCTGGCTATAGTTATTCTTTCAGCATTTGCGTTTTCCAGACTCGATTTTCCGGGAAAAAACCTGCTGTTTGCACTTTTTTTGTCACTGATGATGATACCGAACGAGCTTGTTATTATAACAAACTATGTGACAATTACTGATCTGAATATGCGCAATTCCTTCCCCGGATTAATTCTTCCTTCCGTGGTGTCTGTCTTTTACATCTATCTTTTAAAGGAAAATTTCGAGCAGATACCGGACGAACTTTACAAAGCGGCAAAGGTTGACGGCACAAGTGATATGCGCTATCTGTGGCGGGTTATGATTCCGATTTCCAAGCCTACAATAATTACTATAACGATCCTTAAGGTTATTGAGTGCTGGAACTCTTATGTATGGCCAAGACTTATAACAGATGACTCCGCATATTTTCTTGTATCCAACGGAATTCAGGAGATACGTGAGAATGGCTTTGGACGTGAAAATATTCCGGCAATGATGGCAGCAGTTGTTGTTATTTCCATGCCTCTCATGGTTTTGTTCCTTGTATTCAGAAAAAAGATTATGGCCGGAGTTGCAAGAGGAGGCACAAAGGGATGA
- a CDS encoding carbohydrate ABC transporter permease codes for MSTKKQTLTAWLCLLPAIIFLGAFLVYPMIDVFIYSFEEGYNYASQSYFGVGSYNYSYVLHDPYFIRALKNTFIIVLITVPLSTAIALLISLALSSIKKLREFFQTIYFLPYVTNTLAVGLVFMILFQKTAYTDGMVNVLINFFGGESVDFIDGPYAAKMFVMCFYTIWVVLPFKILILTSSLASVNPIYYKAAQVDATPKWRVFYKITLPMISPMIFYLVITGFIGAFKAYSDEVALFGTDLNAAGMNTIVGYIYDMLYGNSGGYPSYASAAAIILFAIVFTITVINLLVSEKTVYYQ; via the coding sequence ATGAGCACTAAAAAACAAACATTAACTGCATGGTTATGCCTTTTGCCGGCAATTATATTTCTTGGGGCATTTCTTGTATATCCTATGATTGATGTTTTTATTTATTCCTTTGAGGAAGGATATAATTATGCATCACAGAGTTATTTCGGAGTAGGAAGTTACAATTATTCCTATGTTCTTCACGACCCGTATTTTATCCGGGCATTGAAGAATACGTTCATAATTGTTCTTATAACAGTTCCTCTTTCTACGGCGATCGCACTGTTAATATCGCTGGCACTTAGTTCCATTAAGAAACTGAGGGAGTTTTTTCAGACTATATATTTTCTTCCTTATGTAACAAATACACTGGCAGTCGGCCTTGTTTTTATGATCCTTTTTCAGAAGACAGCCTATACGGACGGAATGGTAAATGTGCTCATAAATTTCTTTGGTGGTGAGAGCGTAGATTTCATAGACGGTCCGTATGCTGCAAAAATGTTTGTTATGTGTTTTTACACAATATGGGTTGTTCTACCGTTTAAAATCCTTATTTTAACAAGCTCACTTGCCTCGGTAAATCCGATTTATTATAAAGCAGCGCAGGTTGATGCCACCCCAAAGTGGAGAGTGTTTTATAAAATTACCCTTCCAATGATATCACCCATGATCTTTTATCTTGTGATCACCGGATTCATTGGAGCATTTAAGGCATATAGTGATGAGGTTGCTCTTTTTGGAACAGACCTCAATGCTGCAGGTATGAATACAATAGTGGGATATATCTACGATATGCTTTATGGTAACAGTGGAGGATATCCTTCATATGCATCTGCGGCTGCCATCATACTTTTTGCGATAGTGTTCACAATAACAGTTATAAATCTGCTTGTCAGCGAAAAGACAGTTTACTATCAATAA
- a CDS encoding ABC transporter ATP-binding protein, producing MKIVLEGLTKRFPNLNKKIKEEVTAVKDFTHEIPDGKLIGLLGPSGCGKSTVLNLISGLEKPTSGKIYFGDDDVTNLPPENRGVGLVFQNYALYPHLNVRENIRFPLENLRGRNKLSKDEMNRKVLEVAKLVQIEELLDRKPSEMSGGQQQRVAIARALVKKPRVLLLDEPLSNLDARLRLQTREELKRIQLETGITTIFVTHDQEEAMSICDKIVVMKEGEIMQHGAPQDVYDNPVNLFVAKFLGTPQINVFKGEVKDNGIYIGKDRVIETEHAKKMSGKVYVAIRPEGFEAVSPTEKEKNAAASVVKDSRSEILHCEFMKMEVMGRDTSIICTNEAFDGTVIRAIVPSEERPQFLGGEVGFKLKPSKVHVFDHETETNIGK from the coding sequence ATGAAAATAGTATTAGAAGGTCTTACAAAAAGATTCCCTAATTTGAATAAAAAAATAAAAGAGGAAGTAACAGCAGTAAAGGATTTTACCCATGAGATACCTGATGGGAAACTTATAGGTCTCCTTGGTCCCTCAGGCTGCGGGAAAAGTACTGTCCTTAATCTTATTAGCGGGCTTGAAAAGCCAACTTCCGGGAAAATTTATTTCGGAGATGATGATGTTACCAATCTCCCTCCCGAAAACAGAGGAGTAGGCCTTGTCTTTCAGAATTATGCGCTGTATCCGCATCTTAATGTAAGAGAGAATATCAGATTCCCTCTTGAAAACTTAAGAGGCAGGAACAAGCTTTCAAAGGATGAGATGAATAGAAAGGTCCTTGAGGTAGCGAAGCTTGTTCAGATAGAGGAACTATTGGACAGAAAGCCATCTGAGATGTCAGGAGGACAGCAACAGAGAGTGGCAATAGCAAGAGCTCTTGTAAAGAAACCAAGAGTCCTTTTGCTGGATGAGCCTTTGTCTAATCTTGATGCCAGACTAAGGCTTCAGACCAGGGAGGAGCTTAAGAGAATTCAGCTTGAGACCGGAATAACAACGATTTTTGTAACGCACGATCAGGAAGAAGCAATGAGCATCTGCGATAAAATAGTTGTTATGAAGGAAGGAGAGATAATGCAGCATGGTGCGCCGCAGGATGTTTATGACAATCCGGTAAATCTTTTTGTCGCTAAATTCCTTGGCACACCTCAGATAAATGTTTTTAAGGGCGAAGTTAAAGATAACGGGATCTATATCGGAAAAGATCGGGTTATAGAGACTGAACATGCTAAAAAAATGTCGGGTAAGGTATATGTTGCGATAAGACCCGAAGGCTTTGAAGCAGTATCTCCTACCGAAAAAGAAAAGAATGCCGCAGCATCTGTTGTTAAGGACAGCAGGTCAGAAATCCTTCATTGCGAATTTATGAAAATGGAGGTCATGGGACGTGATACAAGTATTATCTGCACAAATGAAGCTTTTGACGGAACGGTGATAAGAGCAATTGTTCCATCGGAAGAAAGACCGCAGTTTTTGGGAGGTGAAGTAGGCTTTAAACTTAAACCTTCAAAAGTCCATGTATTTGATCATGAAACGGAGACTAATATTGGCAAATAA
- a CDS encoding IS110 family transposase, translated as MAFKIFRKNCCGLDVHKTWIFACIGITDANGRTEYFEKRFSSFSRGLRELAEWLTKHHCIDVCMESTGKYWIPVFNILEKTCNVVLAHPKYTKPQKGNKTDRKDAKWICDLFMCDMIKPSFIPPADIRHLRDLVRYRFKISCMITGEKNRALNCLTVSNLKLDEVFTDVFGKSSRSITEYILKHPGECFDVSPFVDRRCKHPIEEIQAAVDGAICEEQAIKLRQCLDHIDELEKHKNEIEREIFRVSDPYNDALALIRTVPGLDKNPFTAIQILSEIGGDMSVFPTDKHLVSWAGCCPRNDQSNFKIKSTRISRAGSYLKPVLVQVANALIKSKKHPEITERYRRIKSHRGHKKAIIAICRMLLTAIWHILTDLKSYTHDGYLIQKPAEEKKTLTTTQALNLLKSRGFIIKDDLAEVTS; from the coding sequence TTGGCATTTAAAATCTTTCGAAAGAACTGCTGTGGACTTGATGTCCACAAAACCTGGATCTTTGCATGCATTGGCATTACCGATGCAAATGGCCGCACTGAGTATTTTGAGAAAAGGTTCTCATCCTTCTCAAGAGGATTGCGTGAACTTGCTGAGTGGCTTACCAAGCATCATTGCATTGATGTCTGCATGGAATCTACCGGCAAGTACTGGATACCTGTTTTTAATATCCTTGAAAAGACTTGCAATGTCGTACTTGCTCATCCCAAATATACAAAACCACAAAAAGGTAATAAGACCGACCGTAAGGACGCAAAATGGATATGTGACTTATTCATGTGCGACATGATCAAGCCTTCCTTCATTCCACCAGCTGACATCCGTCATCTTAGAGATCTGGTGAGATACCGATTCAAGATTTCCTGTATGATCACAGGTGAGAAGAATCGCGCTCTTAATTGTCTCACAGTATCAAATCTTAAACTTGATGAAGTGTTCACTGATGTATTTGGAAAATCTTCCAGATCCATAACTGAATATATTCTTAAGCATCCCGGAGAATGTTTCGATGTTTCTCCATTTGTTGACAGACGATGTAAGCATCCAATTGAAGAAATCCAGGCTGCCGTTGATGGTGCAATCTGTGAAGAACAAGCAATCAAGCTTCGCCAATGTCTGGATCACATAGATGAGTTAGAGAAACACAAGAATGAAATAGAGCGGGAAATCTTTCGTGTTTCTGATCCATACAACGATGCTCTTGCCCTGATTCGTACAGTTCCGGGTTTGGATAAAAATCCATTCACGGCAATACAGATACTTTCAGAAATAGGTGGCGATATGTCCGTCTTCCCCACAGACAAGCACCTTGTTTCCTGGGCTGGCTGCTGTCCACGCAATGACCAAAGCAATTTCAAAATCAAATCCACTAGGATTTCCCGTGCTGGTAGTTATCTTAAACCAGTATTGGTGCAAGTTGCAAATGCTTTGATCAAATCCAAGAAGCATCCTGAAATCACAGAACGTTATCGCCGTATTAAATCACATCGTGGTCACAAGAAAGCCATCATTGCCATCTGCCGTATGCTCCTGACCGCTATCTGGCACATACTCACAGATCTTAAGTCCTATACCCATGATGGTTATCTTATTCAGAAGCCTGCTGAAGAGAAGAAAACTCTTACAACAACTCAGGCTCTCAATCTATTGAAGTCCAGAGGTTTTATCATCAAAGATGATCTTGCAGAAGTGACATCGTAG
- a CDS encoding phosphatase, translated as MLNIKCDLHTHTLYSAHAYSTIEENVREAQAVGLELIASTDHFSSMVVAEDEDLRSYQFFTNQGCWKRTWHGIKVLRGCEVDIVNPDGYLFGMGLPIKKSIVGDPYKDDKDLFQRTTERLDFIIASVHGKWGLQGITRSQATQMYITVLEDPRILMLGHIGRAGIPFDVDEVLKRAKELHKPIEINEHSVIWSGDVAERCKEIAVRCAELGTTVCVNTDAHIATDVGRFPTATAMLEEIHFPQELIMNRDSDSFLEQYYAAGFPRIEFEEKV; from the coding sequence ATGCTTAATATCAAATGCGATCTGCATACACATACTTTGTATTCTGCGCACGCATATTCCACAATTGAAGAAAATGTAAGGGAAGCGCAGGCTGTAGGACTTGAACTTATTGCAAGTACAGACCATTTCAGTTCAATGGTGGTTGCTGAGGATGAAGACCTAAGGTCATATCAGTTTTTTACAAATCAGGGATGCTGGAAGAGAACCTGGCACGGAATTAAAGTTCTTAGAGGCTGTGAGGTTGATATAGTCAATCCCGATGGATATCTGTTTGGAATGGGACTTCCCATAAAGAAATCGATTGTGGGAGATCCATATAAGGATGACAAGGACTTGTTTCAGCGGACGACAGAGCGCCTTGATTTTATAATCGCAAGTGTTCACGGCAAATGGGGATTGCAGGGGATAACCAGGTCGCAGGCAACTCAGATGTATATTACTGTTCTTGAAGATCCGAGAATCCTTATGCTGGGACATATCGGAAGGGCAGGTATCCCATTTGATGTGGATGAAGTCCTTAAAAGAGCAAAGGAGCTTCACAAACCGATTGAAATAAATGAGCACAGTGTCATCTGGAGCGGCGATGTGGCTGAGAGATGTAAGGAAATCGCAGTCAGATGTGCAGAGCTCGGAACTACTGTATGTGTGAATACAGATGCGCATATTGCTACGGATGTCGGAAGATTTCCGACAGCTACAGCAATGCTTGAGGAGATACATTTCCCGCAGGAGCTTATTATGAACAGGGATAGCGACAGCTTTTTAGAGCAATACTACGCTGCGGGATTTCCGAGGATAGAGTTTGAGGAGAAAGTTTGA
- a CDS encoding beta-glucosidase, whose product MEGTIQSLKYRAEEILEALTLDEKIGMIHGNELFKTKGVPRLGIPPLVMSDGPMGVRAEFRPSEWIPVGNTDDYVTYLPCNSAVAATWNRNLASRTGSVLGEEARGRGKDVILAPGINLKRSPLCGRNFEYFSEDPYLTSELASEYIKGVQNWDVSACVKHFALNHQETARLEVDEEIDDEVLNDLYLQVFKDVIEKGNPYSIMTAYNKIKGEYCSESKFLLNETLRKQWGYQGFVVSDWGAVHDTVKAAEADIDCEMSVTDNFDDYKLANPLKEKVLSGEIDEELIDRKVIRILILMLRLNMLDEDVMIRKEGPYNSFAARQDCLDIARGSVVLLKNEDNTLPLARPLIKTKKILVIGENANRIHSNGGGSAEIKALYEISPLMGLKGRLGGAATVDYLRGYASSIKENATPDGTNWQAISLENEGGKTADAETKERELSEYRKQLRDEALEACADYDKIIFVGGLNHDIDSEGLDRKDISLPYEQNELLEALLEKRPDAIVAMIGGGVVDMTRWLDKCKALIWMYYNGMEGGNALAEVILGDINPCGHLPETFYCSEKDSSAISVGDFGDSRMVHYREGFHIGYRHIHKEKIPVQFPFGYGLSFSDFEINSLSYNTGRHAVKGRLINKSSEDGAEIIQIYRLPDDQHDYLELVGFEKVYLRANSEIDFEVNVRDRVGIGKYAAGFNSRDLTEI is encoded by the coding sequence ATGGAAGGAACAATACAATCACTTAAATACAGGGCAGAAGAAATACTTGAAGCTCTTACACTTGATGAAAAGATAGGTATGATCCATGGAAATGAACTTTTCAAAACAAAGGGAGTTCCCCGCCTTGGAATTCCACCGCTTGTTATGTCCGATGGCCCCATGGGAGTTCGTGCGGAATTTCGTCCAAGTGAGTGGATACCCGTTGGAAACACTGATGATTATGTGACTTATCTTCCCTGTAACAGTGCGGTGGCTGCTACATGGAACAGAAATCTTGCCTCAAGAACGGGAAGTGTTCTTGGCGAGGAGGCAAGAGGAAGAGGCAAGGATGTGATACTTGCACCGGGAATCAACCTGAAAAGATCTCCTTTATGCGGAAGGAATTTTGAATATTTCAGTGAGGACCCGTATCTTACATCAGAACTTGCTTCGGAGTATATAAAGGGCGTTCAAAACTGGGATGTTTCGGCATGCGTTAAGCATTTTGCGCTGAATCATCAGGAGACAGCAAGACTTGAAGTTGACGAAGAAATTGATGATGAGGTATTGAATGATCTTTATTTGCAGGTTTTCAAGGATGTAATAGAGAAAGGAAATCCTTACAGTATCATGACAGCCTATAACAAGATTAAGGGCGAGTATTGTAGCGAGAGCAAGTTTTTGCTTAACGAGACTTTGAGAAAACAATGGGGCTATCAGGGCTTTGTTGTTTCAGATTGGGGTGCGGTGCATGATACTGTGAAAGCAGCGGAAGCAGATATAGATTGTGAGATGTCAGTTACTGACAATTTTGATGATTATAAGCTCGCCAATCCTTTAAAGGAGAAAGTTCTTAGCGGAGAAATAGATGAAGAGTTGATTGACAGGAAAGTAATCAGAATCCTCATTTTGATGTTAAGACTTAATATGCTTGACGAGGATGTGATGATAAGAAAAGAAGGACCTTACAATTCCTTTGCGGCAAGGCAGGATTGCCTTGATATTGCACGTGGAAGCGTTGTCTTGTTAAAAAATGAAGATAATACACTTCCTTTGGCAAGGCCCTTAATTAAGACGAAAAAGATACTTGTTATCGGTGAAAATGCCAACAGAATTCATTCAAACGGTGGAGGTAGCGCAGAGATAAAGGCGCTTTATGAAATCTCTCCGCTCATGGGATTAAAGGGAAGACTGGGAGGTGCTGCAACAGTTGATTACTTAAGGGGATATGCAAGCTCTATCAAGGAAAATGCTACTCCTGACGGAACGAACTGGCAGGCCATCAGTCTTGAAAATGAAGGCGGAAAAACCGCTGATGCAGAGACAAAGGAAAGAGAATTATCAGAATATAGAAAACAACTGCGAGATGAAGCGCTTGAAGCATGTGCTGATTATGACAAGATCATTTTTGTAGGAGGTCTTAATCACGACATCGATTCAGAAGGGCTTGATAGAAAAGATATCTCTCTTCCATATGAGCAGAATGAGCTTTTGGAAGCACTTTTGGAAAAACGACCGGATGCGATAGTTGCCATGATCGGAGGCGGTGTCGTTGATATGACAAGATGGCTTGATAAGTGCAAGGCTCTTATCTGGATGTATTATAACGGAATGGAGGGTGGAAATGCCTTAGCAGAGGTAATCCTTGGAGATATCAATCCATGCGGACATTTGCCGGAAACCTTCTATTGTTCTGAAAAAGATTCCTCTGCTATCAGTGTTGGTGATTTCGGAGACAGCCGTATGGTTCATTATCGGGAGGGATTCCATATAGGATATCGTCACATCCATAAGGAGAAGATACCTGTTCAGTTTCCTTTTGGATATGGACTTTCTTTTTCGGATTTTGAGATAAACAGCCTCTCATATAACACAGGAAGACATGCAGTAAAGGGAAGGCTTATTAACAAATCAAGTGAGGACGGCGCCGAGATAATTCAGATTTACAGATTGCCTGATGATCAGCATGATTATCTGGAACTTGTAGGTTTTGAAAAGGTTTACCTTCGCGCAAATTCGGAAATAGATTTTGAGGTGAACGTTCGTGACAGAGTTGGTATAGGTAAATATGCCGCAGGTTTTAACAGCAGAGACCTCACAGAAATTTGA
- a CDS encoding beta-galactosidase has protein sequence MNWNDNLKKVPYGGDYNPEQWPEDVWEEDMKLFKQAGIDTVTLNVFSWASIQPSEDEYDFDRLDKIVNLVTENGMNIIMATSTGAHPAWMAKRHPDILRTDFEGRKRKFGGRHNSCPSSPTYRLYASRLAARLAEHYKNQENIIAWHISNEFGGECYCENCERAFREWVQDRYKTIEDVNKAWNTSFWGHTFYDYEEIVLPNALSEESVWGGRLHTDFQGISIDYRRFMSDAILSCYCLERDEIKKIIPDAQITTNLMAFFKPLDYRKWAKEMDFVSWDNYPQPTDSPARIAMSHDLMRGVGDGAPFALMEQTPSVTNWQPYNSLKRPGVMRLWSYQAMAHGADSILFFQMRRSIGACEKYHGAVIDHVGTGNTRVFKEVTELGKELWEIGRCSIGMRTEADVAVMFDWDNWWATELSAGPTNDMNYKETITTYYESLRKLNVNVDLISQDSDLSKYKVVIAPLLYMVKGDLDQRIRSFIENGGSFVTGVFSGYVNESDLVVTGGYPGKLRDILGIWVEETDAFPPEKHNHFSYHGQRYFARKLCDLVHLEGAKMLDDYGFLEDFYQGMPVLTSRKLGSGRAYYIATESDEDFRASFLTDVLSKAGVHPLTFTSSDVEVTSRENDEEKILYVLNHGDSEGIYELHEDGTELISGIELASGMHRIAAKDVHIIKRAK, from the coding sequence ATGAACTGGAATGACAATTTGAAAAAGGTTCCCTATGGGGGAGATTACAACCCGGAGCAATGGCCGGAGGATGTCTGGGAAGAGGACATGAAGCTGTTTAAGCAGGCAGGTATCGATACTGTAACGCTTAATGTTTTTTCATGGGCTTCAATACAGCCATCTGAGGACGAGTATGATTTTGATAGATTAGATAAAATAGTTAATCTTGTTACGGAAAACGGCATGAATATAATCATGGCAACGTCAACAGGTGCACATCCCGCATGGATGGCAAAGCGCCATCCGGATATTCTAAGAACTGATTTTGAGGGAAGGAAGAGAAAATTCGGAGGACGACATAATTCCTGTCCTTCAAGTCCTACTTACCGCTTGTATGCTTCAAGACTTGCAGCAAGACTGGCAGAGCATTACAAAAATCAGGAAAACATAATAGCCTGGCACATCTCCAATGAATTTGGCGGTGAGTGCTACTGTGAAAACTGCGAGAGAGCTTTCAGGGAATGGGTTCAGGACAGATATAAAACAATTGAGGATGTTAATAAAGCCTGGAACACTTCATTTTGGGGCCATACTTTTTATGATTATGAGGAAATAGTTCTTCCGAATGCACTTTCGGAAGAAAGCGTTTGGGGTGGAAGGCTTCATACGGATTTCCAGGGAATTTCAATAGATTACAGAAGATTCATGTCAGATGCCATTCTTTCATGCTATTGCCTTGAGAGAGATGAGATTAAAAAGATAATTCCAGATGCGCAGATTACAACTAATCTGATGGCATTCTTTAAACCGCTTGATTACAGGAAATGGGCTAAAGAAATGGATTTTGTTTCCTGGGATAATTATCCGCAGCCCACGGATTCACCTGCCAGAATAGCAATGAGCCACGATCTTATGAGAGGTGTCGGAGACGGAGCACCCTTTGCCCTTATGGAGCAGACACCAAGTGTTACAAACTGGCAGCCTTATAATTCCCTGAAGAGACCCGGGGTTATGAGGCTTTGGAGCTATCAGGCAATGGCGCATGGTGCTGACAGTATTCTTTTTTTCCAGATGAGAAGAAGCATCGGTGCCTGTGAAAAATACCACGGTGCAGTAATAGACCATGTGGGAACAGGCAATACCAGAGTGTTTAAGGAAGTTACAGAGCTTGGAAAAGAGCTGTGGGAAATCGGCAGATGCTCAATCGGAATGCGTACGGAAGCGGATGTGGCAGTCATGTTTGACTGGGATAACTGGTGGGCTACAGAGCTTTCGGCAGGCCCCACAAATGACATGAACTACAAGGAGACGATAACAACATATTATGAATCACTCCGTAAACTCAATGTGAATGTAGACCTTATATCTCAGGATTCCGATCTGTCAAAATACAAGGTTGTAATAGCTCCGCTTCTGTATATGGTGAAGGGAGACCTTGATCAGAGAATAAGGTCGTTCATTGAAAACGGCGGGAGCTTTGTGACAGGAGTTTTCAGTGGTTATGTAAATGAAAGTGACCTTGTTGTAACAGGAGGATATCCCGGAAAGCTCAGAGACATTTTGGGAATATGGGTTGAGGAAACAGATGCATTTCCTCCGGAAAAGCATAACCACTTCAGTTATCACGGGCAGAGATACTTCGCAAGAAAGCTATGTGACCTGGTACATCTTGAAGGTGCGAAGATGCTTGATGATTATGGCTTCCTTGAAGATTTTTATCAGGGTATGCCGGTACTTACATCAAGAAAGCTTGGAAGTGGAAGGGCGTACTATATTGCAACAGAGTCGGATGAGGATTTCAGAGCATCATTTCTTACAGATGTACTCTCCAAGGCAGGCGTTCATCCTCTTACCTTCACTTCAAGTGATGTAGAGGTTACCAGTAGGGAAAATGACGAAGAAAAGATTTTGTATGTGTTAAACCATGGTGACAGCGAAGGTATTTATGAGCTTCACGAGGATGGTACAGAGCTTATCAGCGGTATAGAGCTTGCATCAGGAATGCATCGTATAGCAGCCAAGGATGTACACATAATAAAACGAGCAAAATAG
- a CDS encoding response regulator transcription factor has product MQTVLIADDEENIREGIKLIIDWEELGFEIAGTASNGEEALSAISKLNPSLVVMDMQMPKIHGIDVIKKARASGYEGYFIILSGYSNFSYAQDAIRNRVTNYITKPVDEDELYDTVKRIKEEIDKSVKEGRRSGQMRNKARSVVISELLLGTYFDKSETSDTFLPEDRREELLSLHLYYPLYQVVIHETYHSGKKEKSRDIDFSKSKLMEGALDYKLTDLLPTFLDESSYETLKVGDYECILLKGKAAVSRFDDFIQHFEKAPIENDSPLDDIFIAIGTSEESPIRIEKSFESAKLLAKRRFFCDEGEHFVRAVRKAGNEEPTESSYEDIISEDLKESQQLVTNKILDAVIAGNRTAMINCAEELYDFIKEKIPANSDACLFATEILLQIKDRLTKQYPMLSEIFDSHAGIIEFIEGRFYLYEIIQYMTETMDKVLFKLHEHAASENIIDDIISYTDRNYAQPLTLEDLASRFGYNSGYLGRLFTRTTGTGYNYYLNECRIAKAKEFLAEGKYKVYEVAQLVGYNDVDYFGKKFRKHAGMTPAEFRRQMKESK; this is encoded by the coding sequence ATGCAAACCGTACTGATTGCGGATGATGAAGAAAATATCAGAGAGGGAATTAAGCTGATCATAGATTGGGAAGAGCTTGGATTTGAAATTGCGGGTACAGCTTCAAACGGTGAGGAAGCTCTCTCGGCAATATCAAAACTAAATCCTTCACTGGTTGTTATGGACATGCAGATGCCCAAAATTCACGGAATAGATGTAATAAAGAAGGCCAGAGCTTCAGGATATGAGGGATATTTCATTATATTATCGGGGTATTCCAATTTTTCTTATGCTCAGGATGCCATAAGAAACAGAGTAACAAACTATATCACAAAGCCGGTGGACGAGGATGAGCTTTATGATACGGTTAAACGAATAAAAGAAGAAATAGATAAAAGTGTCAAAGAAGGACGACGCTCCGGACAGATGAGAAATAAGGCAAGAAGCGTTGTAATAAGTGAGCTTCTTTTGGGAACCTATTTCGATAAAAGTGAAACATCCGATACTTTTTTACCGGAGGATAGGCGAGAGGAGCTTTTATCACTGCATCTTTATTATCCTCTCTATCAGGTTGTGATACATGAGACGTACCACTCGGGGAAAAAAGAAAAAAGCAGAGATATTGATTTTTCAAAGAGTAAATTGATGGAAGGAGCTTTGGATTACAAACTTACAGATCTTCTTCCGACTTTTCTTGATGAGAGCAGTTACGAAACTCTTAAAGTAGGAGACTATGAGTGTATTCTTTTGAAAGGAAAGGCTGCAGTATCAAGATTTGACGATTTTATACAGCATTTTGAAAAGGCACCCATAGAAAACGACAGCCCGCTTGATGATATTTTCATAGCAATAGGAACTTCAGAGGAGTCACCTATAAGAATAGAAAAATCCTTTGAATCTGCCAAGCTCCTTGCAAAAAGAAGGTTCTTTTGTGATGAGGGAGAGCATTTTGTACGGGCAGTAAGGAAAGCAGGAAACGAAGAACCTACCGAAAGCAGTTATGAGGACATAATCTCGGAGGACTTAAAAGAATCACAGCAGCTTGTGACAAATAAAATACTGGATGCTGTCATTGCCGGAAACAGAACAGCAATGATCAACTGTGCTGAAGAGCTTTATGATTTTATTAAAGAAAAGATACCTGCAAACTCAGATGCCTGTCTGTTTGCTACGGAAATACTTCTGCAGATAAAGGACAGACTTACAAAGCAGTATCCGATGCTTTCGGAGATTTTTGATTCTCATGCAGGGATAATAGAATTCATAGAGGGGCGTTTTTATCTGTACGAGATTATTCAGTATATGACCGAAACCATGGATAAAGTGCTCTTTAAACTGCATGAACATGCAGCATCAGAGAATATTATAGATGACATTATTTCATATACAGACAGAAACTATGCTCAGCCACTCACATTGGAGGATCTTGCTTCAAGGTTTGGCTATAACAGCGGATATCTCGGACGTTTATTTACAAGGACCACAGGTACCGGCTACAACTATTATCTGAATGAATGCCGAATTGCAAAGGCTAAGGAATTTCTGGCGGAAGGCAAATACAAGGTTTACGAGGTTGCCCAGCTTGTCGGCTACAATGACGTAGACTATTTCGGAAAGAAATTCCGCAAGCATGCAGGAATGACTCCCGCTGAATTTAGAAGACAAATGAAAGAAAGCAAATAA